A window of Terriglobales bacterium contains these coding sequences:
- a CDS encoding deoxyribose-phosphate aldolase produces VMTRAIREYGLETAMAVGFKPAGGIRTAKQSLDWLALMKEELGPPWLQASLFRFGASGMLADIERQLEYFATGRYSADYRHPIA; encoded by the coding sequence GGTGATGACGAGAGCCATCCGCGAATATGGATTGGAAACAGCCATGGCGGTGGGCTTCAAACCGGCAGGAGGGATACGCACCGCCAAACAATCGCTGGATTGGCTGGCGCTGATGAAAGAGGAACTGGGGCCACCATGGCTGCAGGCCAGCCTCTTCCGCTTCGGTGCGAGCGGCATGCTGGCCGATATCGAGCGCCAGTTGGAATATTTCGCCACCGGAAGATACTCGGCGGATTATCGGCACCCCATCGCATAG
- a CDS encoding aldehyde dehydrogenase family protein: MSIVEKFLGMEYGPALEDPREALVWLDRHGRRFGHFINGEWRQPAAGEFFDTTDPSTGEKLASVAQGSAEDIDAAVQSARTALASWQALTPHARARYLYALARQVQKHSRRLAVLETLDNGKPIRESRDIDIPLVARHFYYHAGWAQLLDQEFPGYAACGVVGQIIPWNFPLLMLAWKIAPALATGNTVILKPAEFTPLTALAFADICQEIGLPGGVVNIVTGDGRTGEVLVKHPDVDKIAFTGSTEVGRAIRKATAASHKRLSLELGGKSPFIIFEDADLDSAVEGLVDGIWFNQGQVCCAGSRLLVQESVAEALIGKVRDRMETLRIGPPLDKAIDIGAIIAPVQLERIRRLVDQGVAEGATCWQPSTPLPSRGLFFPPTLLSNVQPTSVVAQEEIFGPVLTSMTFRTPREAVELANNTAYGLAACVWSESINVALHVSAQLKAGVVWVNSTNLFDASCGFGGYRESGYGREGGREGLLEYLEPTWFKQAPPLRQPAAAVDLLPDGEADIAAPAIDHTVKLYIGGKQARPDSGYTIEVRGADGRLLGEAPLGNRKDIRNAVEAARKADAWSRTTAHNRAQVLYYMAENLSQRGKEISDRLASVVGKEQAAAEVQLSIERIFSYAAWADKFEGTVHDPPLRNVTLAMHEPIGTVGIVCPTETPLLGFVSLVMPVLAVGNTVIAVPSELYPLITGDLYQLFDTSDLPPGAVNMVTGRSPELMKVLAEHDDVDAIWCFGNEANATMVKALSIGNLKQVFTNEGRAIDWFDSRQGEGRWFLQHATQIKNIWVPYGE, encoded by the coding sequence ATGAGTATTGTCGAAAAATTTCTAGGCATGGAATACGGGCCGGCGCTGGAGGATCCGCGGGAGGCGCTGGTCTGGCTCGACCGCCACGGGCGCCGCTTCGGACATTTCATCAATGGCGAATGGCGCCAGCCCGCAGCTGGCGAATTCTTCGACACAACTGATCCTTCCACTGGCGAGAAACTGGCATCCGTCGCACAGGGTTCGGCTGAGGACATCGATGCAGCCGTTCAATCAGCCCGAACAGCGCTGGCCTCATGGCAGGCTCTTACTCCTCATGCGCGCGCCCGCTATCTGTATGCCCTGGCACGCCAGGTGCAAAAGCATTCGCGGCGATTGGCAGTGCTGGAGACCCTGGATAATGGCAAGCCCATCCGCGAAAGCCGGGACATCGATATTCCTCTCGTGGCACGACATTTCTATTACCACGCCGGGTGGGCACAGCTGCTCGATCAGGAGTTTCCCGGCTACGCGGCTTGCGGTGTCGTAGGACAGATTATTCCCTGGAATTTCCCGCTATTGATGCTGGCCTGGAAGATTGCCCCTGCCCTGGCCACCGGCAACACGGTGATCCTCAAGCCGGCAGAGTTCACTCCTCTTACGGCACTGGCATTTGCAGATATTTGTCAGGAGATCGGGCTGCCAGGGGGCGTGGTGAACATCGTGACTGGCGATGGCCGCACGGGCGAAGTCCTCGTGAAGCACCCCGATGTGGACAAGATCGCGTTCACCGGATCCACCGAAGTCGGGCGCGCCATTCGCAAAGCCACTGCCGCCAGTCACAAGCGGCTGTCTCTGGAATTGGGCGGTAAATCGCCATTCATCATCTTCGAGGATGCTGACCTCGACAGCGCCGTCGAGGGCTTGGTCGACGGAATCTGGTTCAACCAGGGTCAGGTTTGTTGTGCGGGTTCGCGCCTGCTGGTGCAGGAGAGCGTGGCCGAAGCGCTGATTGGCAAGGTCCGCGATCGCATGGAAACCCTGCGCATCGGCCCACCGCTGGATAAAGCCATCGACATTGGCGCCATCATCGCTCCCGTGCAACTGGAGCGTATTCGCCGGCTCGTGGATCAAGGTGTGGCAGAGGGAGCTACGTGCTGGCAGCCCTCAACCCCTCTTCCTTCTCGGGGTCTATTCTTCCCGCCCACGCTGTTGAGCAACGTGCAGCCCACTTCGGTAGTTGCCCAGGAAGAGATCTTCGGTCCGGTGCTGACGTCCATGACCTTCCGCACTCCGCGTGAGGCCGTGGAACTGGCTAACAATACCGCATACGGCCTGGCCGCCTGCGTCTGGAGCGAAAGCATCAATGTTGCTCTGCATGTGTCGGCGCAGTTGAAGGCGGGCGTCGTGTGGGTGAACAGCACCAATCTCTTCGACGCCTCATGCGGGTTCGGGGGATATCGCGAAAGCGGCTACGGACGGGAAGGTGGACGAGAAGGTCTGCTGGAATATTTGGAACCGACATGGTTCAAGCAGGCGCCGCCACTTCGACAACCCGCAGCCGCGGTGGATCTCTTGCCCGATGGCGAGGCGGATATCGCTGCTCCCGCCATCGACCACACGGTGAAGCTGTACATCGGCGGAAAACAGGCGCGGCCTGATTCCGGCTACACCATCGAGGTGCGGGGAGCCGACGGCCGTCTGCTGGGCGAGGCGCCACTCGGAAACCGCAAGGACATTCGCAATGCCGTGGAAGCCGCCCGTAAGGCGGACGCGTGGAGCCGTACTACAGCCCACAACCGCGCGCAGGTTCTCTACTACATGGCGGAAAATCTGTCGCAGCGTGGCAAAGAGATTAGCGACCGCCTCGCTTCGGTCGTGGGCAAAGAGCAAGCCGCCGCCGAGGTCCAACTCAGTATCGAACGCATTTTCTCCTACGCCGCATGGGCAGATAAATTCGAGGGAACGGTACACGACCCGCCACTTCGAAACGTCACCCTTGCCATGCACGAACCGATTGGGACCGTTGGCATCGTCTGTCCAACTGAGACGCCCTTGCTTGGATTCGTCTCCCTCGTGATGCCCGTCCTTGCTGTCGGAAACACGGTGATCGCGGTTCCCTCTGAGCTCTATCCCTTGATTACCGGTGATCTCTATCAACTCTTCGATACCAGCGATTTGCCTCCTGGCGCGGTGAACATGGTCACCGGCCGCTCCCCTGAACTGATGAAGGTGCTCGCCGAGCATGACGACGTGGACGCCATCTGGTGCTTTGGAAACGAAGCCAATGCAACTATGGTCAAAGCGCTCTCCATCGGCAACTTGAAGCAGGTATTCACGAACGAGGGGCGGGCCATCGATTGGTTTGACTCCAGGCAGGGTGAAGGTCGCTGGTTCCTGCAGCACGCAACCCAGATCAAAAACATCTGGGTCCCTTACGGCGAGTAA
- a CDS encoding sigma-70 family RNA polymerase sigma factor, which yields MAGVAKIRGPLDSGVVLAFCGAPAESTVSLALDENTLARQAQQGDKTAFEELIRRYDQAVLRLATHLTGSLQDAQDIYQDAFLRAYRNLGTFRFDCSFYTWMYRIVTNLCLDHLRKNRFRMREVTTEVNGEAEERSVLDRIPDQRASGSPERAALSRELQLMINRALRKLSPKERMVFELKHYHGMRLQTVAAILHTTENTIKSTLFRATQKLRADLAPLR from the coding sequence ATGGCAGGGGTAGCCAAAATTCGGGGACCTCTCGACAGCGGCGTGGTGCTTGCCTTTTGCGGCGCGCCGGCCGAAAGCACCGTCTCCCTCGCACTGGATGAGAATACGCTGGCCCGCCAGGCGCAACAGGGGGACAAGACTGCCTTTGAAGAGCTCATTCGCCGCTATGATCAGGCTGTCCTCCGCCTGGCTACGCATTTGACTGGATCCCTACAGGATGCCCAGGACATCTACCAGGACGCCTTTCTGCGTGCTTATCGCAATCTCGGCACCTTCCGCTTCGACTGCTCGTTTTACACGTGGATGTACCGTATTGTGACTAATCTGTGCCTCGACCACCTCCGCAAGAATCGTTTTCGGATGCGCGAGGTAACGACCGAGGTCAATGGCGAAGCCGAAGAGCGCAGTGTTCTGGACCGGATACCTGATCAGCGCGCCAGCGGCAGTCCCGAACGAGCGGCGCTCAGCCGCGAACTACAGTTGATGATAAACCGGGCATTGCGAAAGCTTTCGCCCAAGGAGCGCATGGTTTTCGAACTGAAGCACTACCACGGGATGCGATTGCAGACTGTCGCTGCCATCCTGCACACAACAGAAAACACCATTAAGAGCACTCTATTCCGCGCCACCCAGAAGTTACGCGCCGATCTGGCGCCGCTGCGCTAA
- a CDS encoding PP2C family protein-serine/threonine phosphatase gives MIRKNHVLEEQIAELRRRHDELQRNFFEAAQMQRRLCGPGHIVRSPFEFAGEIFPVRHLSGDFISSCEHGAELVFAIGDIEGKGLHAAMWFTHLLAAIRLQVLKGKQPALAVSAINRDLCKLQSAPPLTTLFLARLNRETGRLVYCNAGHPAAQVLRHDGTVERLQEGGPVMGVVPRARFSRGEVTLEPGDSLLAYSDGVVECRNQSGVEFGAERLVTAAKKCQERSARAMLFSVLGAAADFASNQHEDDMGLLVLRRQFEDGV, from the coding sequence ATGATTCGCAAGAACCATGTCCTTGAAGAGCAGATTGCTGAACTGCGTCGCCGACACGACGAGTTGCAGCGCAACTTCTTCGAGGCCGCCCAAATGCAAAGACGGCTGTGCGGCCCGGGGCATATCGTGCGCTCTCCATTTGAGTTTGCCGGCGAGATCTTTCCCGTCCGCCATCTTTCCGGGGACTTCATCAGCAGCTGTGAGCACGGAGCGGAGTTAGTCTTTGCCATTGGCGACATCGAGGGCAAGGGTCTTCATGCCGCAATGTGGTTTACCCATCTACTGGCAGCGATTCGTCTGCAGGTTCTGAAGGGAAAACAGCCTGCATTGGCTGTGAGCGCGATCAATCGCGACCTTTGCAAGCTGCAGTCCGCCCCACCACTAACGACGCTATTTCTCGCGAGACTAAATCGCGAGACCGGAAGACTCGTGTACTGCAACGCCGGGCATCCGGCAGCTCAAGTTCTGCGACACGATGGAACGGTGGAACGGCTCCAGGAGGGAGGACCGGTTATGGGTGTCGTTCCTCGGGCTCGCTTTTCGCGGGGAGAGGTCACGCTCGAACCAGGAGATTCTCTGCTCGCTTACTCCGACGGGGTCGTGGAATGCCGCAACCAATCCGGTGTTGAGTTCGGGGCCGAGCGACTGGTGACGGCTGCCAAAAAGTGCCAAGAGCGGTCAGCTCGCGCGATGCTTTTTTCCGTGCTCGGAGCGGCGGCAGATTTTGCCAGCAATCAGCACGAAGACGATATGGGACTACTAGTCTTACGGCGGCAATTTGAGGATGGAGTGTAG
- a CDS encoding response regulator transcription factor: MTKILIVEDEPGMVAGLRDNFEYEGYEVATANDGVAGLERALSESPDLVILDVMMPRMSGLDVCKQLKAKRPSLPIIMLTARGQEVDKVVGLELGADDYVTKPFSIRELLARVKAVLRRAQGHPKDADRYNFGDVEVNLRSCQVSRKGKQLEISSKEFELLKYFISHSGEAISRDRLLEDVWGYERFPTTRTVDAHIVRLRQKLEPKPEDPHFILTVHGVGYKFVG; the protein is encoded by the coding sequence ATGACCAAGATCCTGATTGTGGAAGATGAGCCCGGCATGGTGGCCGGACTGCGTGACAACTTCGAATACGAAGGCTACGAGGTGGCCACTGCCAACGATGGTGTAGCGGGATTAGAAAGAGCACTTAGCGAGTCGCCCGATCTGGTGATTCTTGACGTGATGATGCCGCGCATGAGCGGCCTGGACGTTTGCAAGCAATTGAAGGCGAAACGTCCATCGCTTCCCATCATTATGCTGACGGCGCGCGGGCAGGAGGTCGACAAGGTAGTTGGTCTGGAATTGGGCGCCGATGACTATGTGACCAAGCCGTTCTCCATTCGCGAGCTGCTTGCCCGTGTGAAAGCCGTGCTGCGCCGCGCTCAGGGCCATCCCAAGGACGCGGATCGATACAACTTTGGTGATGTGGAGGTGAACCTGCGCAGTTGCCAGGTCTCGCGCAAGGGCAAGCAGTTGGAGATTTCATCCAAAGAATTCGAGCTGCTGAAGTACTTCATTTCCCACTCAGGGGAAGCGATCAGCCGCGATCGCCTGCTGGAAGATGTTTGGGGGTATGAGCGCTTCCCCACCACACGAACGGTGGATGCTCACATCGTCCGGCTGCGGCAGAAGCTGGAACCCAAACCAGAGGATCCGCACTTCATCCTGACGGTTCACGGGGTTGGTTACAAGTTTGTCGGCTAA
- a CDS encoding ATP-binding protein — protein MKTKPRWNERTRLMLTLELAIVLPAAALIVVAVLHLRTIQRDRAIEALLQRDFSEVLAISEKHINQKAFALADDVREDFPAPDETCEAKLDKILASHPYAAHVFIYDPQGGIRLRSQPRRLKEADFRAESEGLTKMFATWLKVDFEDFSKKLEAKQKKEKEKLQPYVSEYYWAPRGEKHLYQSIPMFLVRDEESGEKAIAGMVFDAEYLRDEFFPEALEAEMNRNVESGEKKAAVMIVHPKNESTPLATTAGWDGGTPETERNMEAAFPGLTLGMKLRGTTLKAMSEKFMHTSFLILGCLSLLMAGGVVLTYRNVSKEIALARLKSDFVSNVSHELRTPLSLIRLYAETLELGRLTDPRKYQEYYQIIRKESERLTALINNILDFSRIEAGRKEYEFRETDLRELVKNTLESYRYQIEQNGFIFEEKIEPVPPMRIDREAMARSLVNLVNNALKYSQDRKYIGVNLYRENGSVKLEVIDHGIGIPRTEQGKIFEKFYRVGDPLVHNTKGSGLGLSLVRHIVHAHGGEVSVDSAPGQGSKFTIALPVEPNGVQSASA, from the coding sequence ATGAAGACGAAACCGCGATGGAATGAGCGAACCCGGTTGATGCTGACGCTGGAGCTCGCCATCGTATTGCCGGCAGCCGCGCTGATCGTCGTCGCCGTGCTGCACTTGAGGACGATTCAGCGCGATCGCGCGATTGAGGCGCTGCTGCAGCGAGATTTCAGCGAGGTGCTGGCCATTTCCGAGAAGCACATCAACCAAAAAGCGTTCGCCTTAGCGGATGATGTGCGCGAGGACTTTCCCGCGCCCGACGAAACTTGCGAAGCCAAACTGGACAAGATTCTGGCCTCTCACCCGTATGCCGCGCATGTGTTCATTTATGACCCGCAGGGAGGTATCAGGCTCCGTTCTCAGCCTCGGCGTCTTAAGGAAGCGGATTTTCGTGCTGAGTCCGAAGGCCTTACCAAGATGTTCGCCACCTGGCTGAAAGTCGACTTTGAGGATTTCAGCAAGAAGTTGGAAGCTAAGCAGAAGAAGGAGAAAGAGAAACTTCAACCGTACGTTTCCGAATACTACTGGGCTCCGCGGGGCGAGAAACATTTATATCAATCCATCCCTATGTTCCTCGTGCGAGACGAAGAAAGTGGTGAAAAGGCGATCGCCGGCATGGTGTTTGACGCCGAGTATCTGCGCGATGAGTTCTTCCCGGAGGCGCTGGAAGCAGAAATGAACCGCAATGTGGAATCGGGGGAGAAAAAGGCCGCGGTCATGATCGTGCACCCCAAGAATGAATCCACTCCCCTGGCGACAACAGCGGGATGGGACGGTGGTACGCCCGAGACGGAACGCAATATGGAAGCCGCTTTTCCGGGCCTCACTCTAGGCATGAAATTGCGCGGCACAACCTTGAAGGCCATGAGTGAAAAATTCATGCACACCAGCTTCCTGATTCTGGGCTGCCTGTCGCTTTTGATGGCCGGAGGAGTCGTGCTGACCTATCGCAATGTGAGCAAGGAAATCGCCCTGGCACGACTGAAGTCCGATTTCGTTTCCAATGTTTCACACGAGCTGAGAACCCCGCTTTCGCTGATCCGTTTGTACGCGGAAACGCTGGAGCTGGGCCGCCTCACGGATCCCAGGAAATACCAGGAGTATTACCAGATTATCCGCAAGGAGAGTGAACGGCTGACTGCCCTCATCAACAATATCCTGGACTTTTCACGTATCGAGGCGGGACGCAAAGAGTACGAGTTTCGCGAGACCGACCTGCGGGAACTGGTGAAGAACACACTGGAATCGTACCGCTACCAGATCGAGCAGAATGGTTTCATCTTCGAAGAGAAGATCGAGCCGGTACCGCCAATGCGCATCGATCGCGAGGCCATGGCGCGTTCGCTCGTAAACCTGGTCAATAACGCTCTGAAATATTCGCAGGACCGGAAATATATTGGCGTAAACCTGTATCGGGAAAACGGCTCGGTGAAGTTGGAAGTAATCGATCACGGAATCGGTATTCCGCGCACCGAACAGGGCAAGATTTTCGAAAAGTTTTACCGGGTTGGCGATCCGCTGGTTCACAACACCAAGGGCAGCGGGCTGGGGCTCTCGCTGGTTCGACACATCGTGCACGCACATGGGGGCGAGGTTTCCGTGGACAGTGCACCGGGGCAGGGAAGCAAATTCACCATCGCATTGCCGGTTGAGCCCAATGGAGTGCAATCGGCATCGGCATAA
- the hemC gene encoding hydroxymethylbilane synthase codes for MTLLRIGSRGSQLALWQANHIAALLRARGHQVELEIIKTTGDKITDVALAKVGTKGMFTKEIEEALIEDRIDLAVHSLKDLPTELAPEFEIAAITERQNPLDAFLSRRFQCIEELPQGARIGTSSLRRQAQLKALRPDLAVFPLRGNVDTRLRKLDDGEYDAIILASAGLNRLGRTELIRQILTADMMCPAAGQGALGIEIRSRDEKTRREVEFLNDPPTAKAAACERALLNELGGGCQVPIGAFAEVVDGKIQLTGVVARPDGSTVLREVRTGSDPQLLGREVGQQLLRRGGGEILREVYGEPAVTPAQP; via the coding sequence ATGACCCTGCTGCGAATCGGATCCCGTGGTTCCCAACTCGCCCTGTGGCAGGCCAACCACATCGCCGCCCTGTTGCGCGCGCGCGGTCATCAGGTGGAATTGGAAATCATCAAGACCACGGGTGACAAAATCACAGACGTGGCCTTGGCCAAGGTGGGCACGAAGGGGATGTTTACCAAGGAAATCGAAGAGGCGTTGATCGAGGACCGAATCGACCTTGCCGTGCACAGCCTTAAGGACCTGCCCACAGAGCTTGCCCCTGAGTTCGAGATCGCAGCCATCACGGAGCGCCAGAATCCGCTCGATGCTTTTCTTTCGCGCCGCTTTCAGTGCATCGAGGAACTGCCGCAGGGCGCTCGCATAGGGACCAGCAGCCTGCGCCGACAGGCTCAGCTCAAAGCGCTTCGTCCTGATCTCGCCGTTTTTCCTCTTCGCGGAAATGTCGATACGCGTCTGCGCAAGCTGGACGATGGCGAATATGACGCAATTATTCTGGCTTCCGCGGGGCTCAATCGCCTAGGCCGCACGGAGTTGATACGCCAGATCCTCACAGCCGACATGATGTGTCCAGCCGCCGGACAGGGCGCCCTGGGGATAGAGATCCGGTCACGTGATGAGAAGACCCGCCGAGAAGTTGAATTTCTGAATGATCCTCCGACGGCAAAAGCCGCTGCTTGCGAGCGAGCTTTATTGAACGAGCTCGGCGGGGGTTGCCAGGTACCGATTGGCGCCTTTGCTGAAGTTGTTGATGGGAAGATTCAGCTGACGGGTGTGGTGGCGCGGCCGGACGGGTCCACTGTCCTGCGCGAAGTCCGCACCGGAAGCGATCCGCAATTGCTGGGTAGGGAGGTCGGCCAACAGTTACTGCGCCGCGGCGGGGGAGAGATTTTGCGCGAAGTCTACGGTGAACCCGCGGTTACCCCCGCCCAGCCCTGA
- the hemA gene encoding glutamyl-tRNA reductase, whose product MNVQLIGVNHRSAPVEIRERFAVSESRLPDALQHLLHYPGVEEGIILSTCNRVEVLAGLQNGAADLRGFVADYFKLPHAEFEPYLYEFREKEAIKHLFRVTSSLDSMVVGEPQILGQVKEAYAIARAVGAVHSQLDALLTRSFAVAKKVRNETAIASSAVSVASVAVELAKKIFGDLKGKSVYLVGAGKMCELAARHLLASGIATIYVVNRTHERALEMARRFDGQALQFSDLYDTCDKADIVITSTGAPHAIFRREHGEAFMARRRNRPMFFIDIAVPRDVDPTLNDVDGIFVYDIDDLQQVVSSHISDRKREALKAEDIVALEVERFSERLRTLDVVPTILSLQEYLDDIRQAEIERFRSRLGTLTPEQEVAIDALTRGMVNKIMHTPITNLKSAARQPEATTVVEVMRRLFNLSDKSRKNSKSDSAGSDGAVS is encoded by the coding sequence ATGAACGTGCAGCTCATCGGAGTGAACCATCGAAGCGCGCCCGTGGAGATTCGGGAACGCTTCGCGGTCTCCGAGTCCCGACTGCCGGACGCTCTGCAACATCTGCTGCACTATCCCGGGGTCGAAGAAGGAATAATTCTCTCTACCTGCAACCGGGTTGAGGTTCTGGCCGGGCTGCAAAACGGCGCCGCTGACCTGCGGGGTTTTGTTGCCGATTATTTCAAGCTGCCACATGCCGAGTTTGAACCTTATCTCTACGAATTTCGTGAGAAGGAGGCTATCAAGCATCTCTTCCGCGTCACCTCCAGCCTTGATTCGATGGTCGTGGGTGAGCCCCAAATCCTGGGCCAGGTGAAGGAAGCCTATGCCATCGCCCGGGCAGTCGGCGCTGTGCACTCGCAGCTGGATGCTCTTCTCACCCGCTCGTTTGCGGTTGCCAAGAAAGTGCGCAACGAGACCGCAATTGCCTCTTCCGCCGTGTCCGTGGCTTCCGTGGCGGTGGAACTAGCTAAGAAGATATTCGGCGACCTGAAGGGGAAGAGCGTATACCTGGTGGGGGCTGGCAAGATGTGCGAGCTTGCAGCCCGGCATCTGCTGGCTAGCGGGATAGCAACCATCTATGTCGTCAACCGGACGCACGAACGAGCGCTGGAGATGGCGCGCAGGTTCGATGGCCAGGCGCTGCAATTCAGTGATCTGTACGATACTTGTGACAAAGCTGACATCGTGATCACCTCCACCGGGGCGCCTCACGCCATCTTCCGCCGTGAGCACGGGGAGGCCTTTATGGCTCGCCGCCGGAACCGTCCGATGTTCTTTATCGATATCGCGGTTCCTCGCGATGTGGATCCCACGCTCAACGATGTCGATGGAATCTTCGTTTATGATATCGACGATCTTCAGCAGGTAGTTTCCAGCCACATCTCGGACCGCAAGCGCGAGGCGCTCAAGGCGGAAGACATCGTGGCCCTGGAGGTCGAGCGCTTCAGTGAGCGCTTGCGCACTCTGGATGTGGTGCCTACGATCCTTTCGCTGCAGGAGTATCTCGACGATATTCGGCAAGCCGAGATCGAACGCTTCCGCAGCCGCCTGGGCACACTCACTCCCGAGCAGGAAGTGGCGATCGATGCCCTGACGCGTGGCATGGTCAACAAGATCATGCACACGCCCATCACCAACCTGAAGAGCGCCGCCCGCCAGCCCGAAGCCACTACCGTCGTAGAGGTCATGCGGCGCCTTTTTAATCTCTCCGACAAGAGCCGCAAGAATTCCAAATCAGACTCCGCTGGCAGCGACGGAGCCGTTTCCTGA
- the ccsA gene encoding cytochrome c biogenesis protein CcsA — protein sequence MPLLWLRIAVLFYAVGLLYALAAVSRPCAWLSRVVIPFVGMGMVFHFVSLTETAMTSGHLSLTLMSIHESESLLAFLILVVFMVVFAKYRTTSPGIFVFPLVFLLVFASALGQQQVIFTSRLMRSGWIGVHVAMIFTGYAALLLSFASSILYLVQERSLKSKTPAADGVLSRLPALQVIDDIGYKSLLLGFPFMTFGLIAGSVVAQANFGSHFFYDPKIILSLLMWAVYMLLLYSRWNSGWRGRRAAYLATFAFLAAVGAWAANYFSAVHRFVAP from the coding sequence ATGCCACTGCTTTGGCTCCGAATTGCGGTGCTGTTCTATGCGGTGGGCTTGCTCTATGCGCTGGCGGCGGTAAGCCGGCCCTGCGCCTGGCTATCCCGTGTGGTAATACCCTTTGTCGGGATGGGCATGGTGTTCCATTTCGTCTCGCTAACCGAGACCGCCATGACCAGCGGCCATCTCTCGCTCACTCTGATGTCGATTCACGAGTCGGAATCGCTACTCGCTTTTCTGATCCTCGTGGTTTTCATGGTGGTATTTGCCAAGTACCGCACCACTTCGCCCGGTATTTTCGTCTTTCCCCTGGTTTTTCTGTTAGTTTTTGCCTCCGCACTGGGGCAGCAGCAGGTGATCTTTACTTCGCGCCTGATGCGTAGCGGCTGGATCGGCGTGCACGTAGCGATGATCTTTACGGGCTACGCTGCTCTGTTACTCAGCTTCGCCTCGAGCATTCTTTACCTGGTGCAGGAGCGGAGCCTGAAATCCAAGACTCCGGCAGCCGATGGTGTGCTTTCGCGCTTGCCCGCGCTGCAGGTGATCGACGATATCGGCTACAAGTCGCTTTTGCTGGGCTTTCCCTTCATGACGTTTGGCCTAATTGCGGGATCGGTGGTGGCGCAAGCAAATTTTGGGTCGCACTTTTTTTATGATCCCAAAATCATTCTTTCTCTGCTGATGTGGGCGGTGTACATGCTGCTGTTGTACAGCCGCTGGAACTCCGGCTGGCGCGGGCGTCGCGCTGCCTATTTGGCGACGTTTGCTTTCCTGGCGGCGGTGGGAGCCTGGGCAGCAAATTACTTCAGCGCAGTACACAGGTTTGTGGCCCCATGA